The proteins below come from a single Streptomyces sp. SCSIO 75703 genomic window:
- a CDS encoding nucleotide pyrophosphatase/phosphodiesterase family protein, whose protein sequence is MAQPAAWDTHPEPLPVASAPVPEYGTGSLADLLPTLAAGMGVPGMTAGITDLAPADRNCVFLIDGLGWEQLRAHPAEAPFMTSLLASSRGGTGRPVTAGFPATTATSLASVGTGQVPGAHGLLGYTVRNPDTGALMNQLRWQPWTEPALWQPHPTVFRLAHAAGAHAAQVSSPAFETTPLTRVALSGGTFHGRLSGEDRMDLAARQLADADRALVYTYYAEVDGAGHRYGVDSDEWRGRLSHVDGLVRRLAEQLPPRSALYVTADHGMVDVPFDEDHRLDFDEDWELRAGVALLGGEGRARHAYAVPGAAGDVLACWREVLGERFWVASRDEAIDAGWFGPRVEARVRDRIGDVVAAARDDVLIIASEREPNESAMVGNHGSMTPAEQFVPLLEVRS, encoded by the coding sequence ATGGCGCAGCCCGCCGCCTGGGACACCCACCCGGAACCGCTGCCCGTCGCCTCGGCCCCGGTGCCCGAGTACGGCACCGGCTCCCTCGCCGACCTGCTGCCGACGCTCGCCGCCGGCATGGGCGTGCCCGGCATGACCGCTGGCATCACGGACCTGGCCCCCGCCGACCGCAACTGCGTCTTCCTGATCGACGGCCTCGGCTGGGAACAGCTCCGCGCCCACCCCGCCGAGGCCCCCTTCATGACCTCGCTGCTGGCGAGTTCCCGGGGCGGCACCGGCCGGCCGGTCACCGCCGGGTTCCCGGCGACCACGGCGACCTCCCTCGCCTCCGTCGGCACCGGCCAGGTGCCCGGCGCGCACGGCCTGCTCGGCTACACCGTGCGCAACCCGGACACCGGCGCGCTGATGAACCAGCTCCGCTGGCAGCCGTGGACCGAGCCCGCCCTCTGGCAGCCCCACCCCACCGTCTTCCGGCTCGCCCACGCCGCCGGGGCGCACGCCGCCCAGGTCTCCTCGCCCGCCTTCGAGACCACCCCGCTCACCCGGGTCGCGCTCAGCGGCGGCACCTTCCACGGCCGCCTCTCGGGCGAGGACCGGATGGATCTCGCCGCCCGGCAACTGGCCGACGCCGACCGCGCGTTGGTCTACACGTACTACGCCGAGGTGGACGGCGCGGGCCACCGCTACGGCGTCGACTCCGACGAGTGGCGCGGCCGGCTCTCCCACGTCGACGGACTGGTCCGGCGCCTCGCCGAGCAACTGCCCCCGCGCAGCGCGCTCTACGTCACCGCCGACCACGGCATGGTCGACGTGCCCTTCGACGAGGACCACCGCCTCGACTTCGACGAGGACTGGGAGCTGCGCGCCGGCGTCGCCCTCCTCGGCGGCGAGGGCCGTGCCCGGCACGCCTACGCGGTACCCGGTGCCGCCGGCGACGTGCTGGCCTGCTGGCGCGAGGTGCTCGGCGAACGCTTCTGGGTCGCCTCCCGCGACGAGGCGATCGACGCGGGCTGGTTCGGCCCGCGGGTCGAGGCGCGGGTCCGCGACCGGATCGGCGACGTGGTCGCCGCCGCCCGCGACGACGTCCTGATCATCGCGTCAGAACGGGAGCCGAACGAGTCGGCGATGGTGGGCAACCACGGCTCGATGACCCCCGCCGAGCAGTTCGTCCCGCTGCTCGAAGTACGCTCCTGA